In Uranotaenia lowii strain MFRU-FL chromosome 2, ASM2978415v1, whole genome shotgun sequence, one genomic interval encodes:
- the LOC129745011 gene encoding cuticle protein 16.5-like produces the protein MKCIVAVVMTLAVVAQGGVVPVAYSAPHATVVQQNVPATKYVVSAPVTTYAAAPAIAPVATYAATQYAYNTAPVATYAAAPVAYAAAPAAVATYAAPHTTYVQQNVAPRYVAAPVAYTAAVAPAAAVTYSADSEVVETSSVVAAAPAAVVAAAPAVAIAHQPAVAVVAQQEARYVAANRGAVHEAPLAGHAVSQQSLNLEPAAGTL, from the exons ATGAAG TGCATCGTAGCTGTAGTCATGACCCTGGCCGTCGTCGCCCAGGGAGGTGTCGTCCCCGTTGCTTACTCCGCCCCTCACGCCACTGTTGTCCAGCAGAATGTGCCCGCCACTAAGTACGTCGTGTCGGCTCCAGTGACCACTTACGCCGCTGCCCCAGCCATTGCCCCGGTTGCCACTTATGCCGCCACTCAGTACGCCTACAACACCGCCCCTGTTGCCACTTATGCCGCCGCTCCAGTCGCTTATGCTGCTGCTCCAGCCGCCGTTGCCACTTACGCCGCCCCTCACACCACCTATGTCCAGCAGAATGTTGCCCCTCGGTATGTTGCCGCCCCAGTGGCCTACACCGCCGCTGTTGCTCCAGCCGCCGCCGTGACCTACTCTGCCGATTCCGAGGTCGTTGAGACCAGCTCCGTTGTGGCCGCCGCTCCAGCCGCCGTTGTTGCTGCTGCCCCAGCCGTCGCCATTGCTCATCAGCCAGCCGTCGCCGTCGTTGCCCAACAGGAAGCTCGTTATGTGGCCGCCAACCGTGGAGCCGTCCATGAGGCCCCTCTCGCTGGACATGCCGTCTCCCAGCAGTCGCTGAACCTGGAACCAGCTGCGGGAACCCTGTAA